The Mytilus edulis chromosome 12, xbMytEdul2.2, whole genome shotgun sequence genome contains a region encoding:
- the LOC139497894 gene encoding leucine-rich repeat and coiled-coil domain-containing protein PF3D7_0703800-like: MTELRDLELRNYGQREDFKFKVSTDKYNTLSNDSKNSFAVEEDLKFKVPTDKYNTLNNDSKNSFAVVEDLKFKVPTDKYNTLSNDSKNNFALREELKVKVPGDKYNTLSNDSKNNFALREDLKFKVPTDKYNTLSNYSKNNFALREDLIFKVPEDKYNTLSNDS, translated from the coding sequence AGAAGACTTCAAATTTAAAGTTTCtacagataaatataacacactgagcaatgatagtaaaaacagttttgcagtcgaagaagacttgaaatttaaagttcctacagataaatataacacactgaacaatgatagtaaaaacagttttgcagTCGTAGAAGActtaaaatttaaagttcctacagataaatataacacactgagcaatgatagtaaaaacaattttgctctaAGAGAAGAATTGAAAGTTAAAGTTCCTggagataaatataacacactgagcaatgatagtaaaaacaattttgctctaagagaagacttgaaatttaaagttcctacagataaatataacacactgagcaattatagtaaaaacaattttgctctaAGAGAAGACTTGatatttaaagttcctgaagataaatataacacccTGAGCAAtgatagttaa